The sequence ATTGGAGTAGAAAAACTGAGGACCACTTTCGTGATCCTCAGCCATCAATTTATTGCTTCTTTTCTAACAACTTGAAGAACTGATCCAGTTGCGGCAGGATCACAATCCTTGTTCTACGGTTGGCAGCTCGTCCTTCCGGTGTATCATTGTTAGCTACTGGAACATATTCACTACGTCCGGCAGCAGTGATACGTGCTGGATTGATTGCGTAATCGTTTTGTAAAACACGGGTTACAGCAGTCGCTCTCTTCACACTCAGATCCCAGTTGTCCAGCAGTACGCCTTTCTTGTATGGGTTGGTATCAGTATGACCTTCTACGAGGAACTCGATGTTTGGCTGATTATTCAGCACTTTGGCCACTTTACCCAATACTTCTTTTGCACGTGCAGTGATGTCATAGCTACCACTTTCAAACAGCAGTTTGTCAGAGATGTCTATGTAAACCACACCCTTATCAACTTTAATGTTGATGTCCTGGTCATTCAGATCGCCGATAGCCCCTTTCAGGTTCATAACCAATGCCATGTTGAGGGAGTCCTTCTTAGCAATCGCTGACTGCAGGTCCTGGATGTAGGCATCTTTTGCGCCAATATTATCCAATGATTTCTTGATGCTTTCAGCCTGTGAATTACTGATCACAGACAGGTTTTTCAGCTGATCAAGCAGTTCGTTGTTGTTCTTTTTCAGCCCTTCTGTACGTTCGTCTGTGATATTCCTGCGATGTTCAAAAGCAGCAGTGGAATCACGAAGACTACGCTGGCAATCCTGTAATTGTCCCTGCAGTGCAGTATATTTCTCACTCAGAGAAACATAGCGGGCCTCCGAAGCCTTGTACTTCTTTGTACCTACACAGGAAAACAATAATACAGGCAACGATACTGCCAACAATATGATCCTTAGTTTCATATAAATTTTATTTTAATTAAATGACTCTCAACTTTGGTACCTGCACACTGGTAATATTCCAAAACCTTGCCACAATCCTTTTTGGCGGGGTGAACTATACCTGTAAATTTGTTAAAATGATGAGATTGATGGCAATTTCACCAATCATGGTATTAGTTTATCAGGGTAGGTACAGTGCGCAATGCTTATATTATATTGGTCTTCTTAACCACGTATAGGTCTCATATGAAGCAACAATTCTTTTCCCGCTTACTGGCAGGGGTACTGTGTTTGTCACCAGCCATTTTAAGCGCACAATCAAAATCGTTATCCACACTACAGCAACAATTTGTTGATCTGCGGTTCGGTATGTTCATCCACTTCAACATTCCTACTTTCATGGATCAGGACTGGCCTGACCCTGAAACGCCTGCTACTGCTTTCAATCCGACTAAACTGGATTGTAACCAGTGGGCTACAACTGCCAAAGCCGCGAATATGTCTTATGGTTGCCTGACTACAAAACACCATAGTGGTTTCTGTATATGGGATACAAAGACAACGGATTACAATGTTATGAATAGTCCGCTGAAGCGTGACGTCGTAAAGGAATATGTAACCGCATTCAGGGCAAAAGGATTGAAAGTGATGTTGTACTATTCCATTTTAGATACACATCATAAATTGCGTCCCCACGGCATTACACGTCAGGATATTGAAATGATCAAAGCGCAACTCACAGAATTACTCACCAATTACGGAGAGATCACAGCTTTGATTATAGATGGATGGGATGCACCGTGGTCACGCATATCTTACGAAGATGTACCGTTTGATGATATCTACCATCTGGTAAAGACACTGCAACCAAACTGTCTGCTCATGGACCTGAATGCAGCGAAATATCCGACAGATGCACTGTTCTACACAGATATCAAATCTTATGAGCAGGGTGCCGGTCAGCACATCTCAAAAGAAAGTAATCAACTGCCTGCATTGTCCTGTTTGCCAATTAATCAGAACTGGTTCTGGAAAAAAAGTTTCCCAACTACACCCGTGAAAGATCCTGTAAAATTGGTCAATGATAACCTGGTTCAATTGAATAAAGCATGGTGTAACTTCATCCTGAATGTAGCACCTAACCGTGAAGGGTTGATTGATGATAATGCAGTTGCTGCATTGACACAGATGGGAAAGATGTGGAAACCGGCAGGTCCGTTACCTGCTTTACCAAAAGGTGCAGCACCCATTACTGCACAAAACTTTGCGAAGTTCCAGTACAGTAATTCCAGCTGGAGTGATGATATGAATATCATGGACTTTGCAAATGATGATAACTTCCTTACCAGCTGGCAGTCAAATGCTGAGGTGAAACAACCTTGGTATGAAGTGGATTTTGACAGAGAGAAGGATTTTAATATGGTGACGATTGTAGAAGATGGCGACCATATTAAGAAGTACCAGTTGGAATATAACGATGGTGGTGTATGGAAACCCTTACCAGCAGGTGTGCAACAGGGGCGTGTGAGAATACACAGATTTGATGCTGTAAGAGGTGGAAAAGTCAGAATAAAAATTGAAGAAAGTAGCGCGCCCCCTGCAATAGCAGAATTGGGTGTGTATGATGAAAGGAAATAAATAATTCTTCCTTTTAAAATAAAAATCCCCCAAACTAAAAAGCTTTTTCCTTCGGCAAAAGCTTTTTAGTTTGGGGGATTTCGATTATCTCCACCTTCCGTTAAAAAAAACATAAAAATAATTACCTACTAATTTAGTGGACTTTGTATATTTGCCCCCGATTCGCTACTACTGCCACCAACTGTAGTACTATGTACCCGCTGCTACCACCAATAGTAGTACTCCCTTTTATTCTTACAATTTAACTGCTGCTATCGCCAACTATAGCAGTCACCATGCTTTTTACTTAATTAAACCGACTTCGAGAATGGAAAAACAAGGAAGGCGCGTAATGGCTCTGCTATTGCCATTCATGTGCTGTGTATTAATCCTGCTTAGCTGCTTACAATCCTTTGCAGCAACGATTCCTATTACAGGTAAAGTGACAGATGAAAAAGGACAACCACTACCAGGTGTAAGCGTGCAGCTCAAAGGCACCGGCACAGGGGTTTCTACCGGTACGGACGGTACTTTCTCTATCAATGTACCTGACCAGTATGCAGTACTGGTATTCTCCTATGTAGGCTATGGCAAACAGGAAGTGCCTGTAGGTGGTCAGAAACATCTTACCGTAAAACTCGCTTCTTCAGAAAGTGCATTGAGCGAAGTGGTGGTAGTAGGTTATGGTACCCAGCAAAAAGGAAACATCTTAGGTGCAGTGACGACCATGCCCGTGGGCAACCTGATCGAAAAACCCTTGGGTAGAGCAGAACAGGCACTGATAGGACAAATGCCCGGTGTACAGGTAAAACAACAGACAGGTATGCCCGGTCAGGGTCTGAGCATCACGATACGTGGTAGCGGATCTGTAACTGCCGGTACTGAACCACTCTATGTAGTAGATGGGTTCCCGCTGGATGTAGTAAGCAATAATGGCTCCGGTGGTTTTACCGCCAGTCCGCTCAATAACCTGAATCCAAATGATATTGAAAGTATACAGGTGTTGAAAGACGCTGCTGCCGGTGCCATTTATGGTTCCCGCGCAGCCAATGGTGTTGTGATCATCACCACTAAAAGAGGGCAGTCAGGTAAAGCAAAGATCGCTTTCAATGCAACAACCGGTTTAAGTAAAATAAATCGTAAGACAGATGTACTGAGTGCTGATGAGTGGGTGAAGATGGCGACAGAAGTAGCGAATACCAACTGGGTAGCATCCGGCTCCGGCAGAAGTGCGACACAGACAAATGCAGAACGTGCTTCTATCTTAGGTCTGGCAAGTGGTGTCGTGAACACTTCGTATATGACAGATGATCGTTGGGCAGAACCTGGTCATCCCGGTTTGACATATATTGACTGGCAGGATGAGATATTCAGAACGGCGCCTTTTGGCAATTACGAAGTATCTGCCAGTGGTGGTACTGACAATGTGCATTACTTTATCTCCGGTAATTACCTGGATCAGGATGGTACCGTGATCAATTCTTCTTTCAAGAATTACGGTGCCAGAGCGAATGTGGAAGCAAACGTAGGCAAGCATGTAAAAGTAGGGCTGAACCTCGCGCCAAGCTATTCAGAAAACCATGCACCTGATGCAGAAGGTAAGGACAATCAGGTAATGAAAGCCCTGCAAATGGTACCGGTTGTAGAATCTACTGCTGGTAATATGACAGGCGCCGGTGGCCTTTCTACCTACACCTGGGCAAGTGCAAAACTGATCAGCCCTTATGCTTACCTGAAAAAAGTGACCAGTCTTGTAAAGACAACCCGTCTGCTGGGATCTATGTATGGCCAGTATGAAATCATCCCCGGTTTGGTACTGAAGTCTACCATCAACCTGGACCAGATGAATCTTACTACCAAAAGATATATTCCTGATGATGTGGTGGTAGGTGCTGCCACAGAACTGGTAACCAATCCGGGTAAGAATGCTTCTGGTTCCTACGGTGGTTACCTTAAACAAAACTTCATCAATGAAAATACCCTGACTTATTCCAAAACCATCGCAGGTAAACACAATATCTCTGCAGTATTGGGTGAATCATACAATAAGGTACACTACGAAACCTTTACCATTGCCACAGCAGGTGGCTTTGCCAACGATATTATACAAACACTGAACAATGCCATTCCCAATAGTTCAGGGGTGACGACTACCGGCTCTACTACCGAAACCAACAACGTGCTGTACTCATGGTTTGGCAGGGTACAATATGACTATGCAGGTAAATACCTGGTGACAGCCAGTTTGAGAAAAGATGCTTCTTCCCGTTTTGGTGCTGACAGCCGTTGGGGTACATTCCCTTCTGCCAGCATCGGATGGCGTTTGTCTGAAGAGCCTTTCCTGAAAAGCGTGAGCTTTATCAATGACCTGAAAGTGCGTGTAAGCTGGGGTAAATCTGGTAATAACAACATTGGTGATTATGGTTCTATTCCAACGCTCACCAGTGCCACTTACAGCTTTGGCGGTAACAGCGCTACAGCCGCTACCGGACAGGTCGTATCAGGTCTGGCAAATCCTAACCTGAAATGGGAAACTTCTTCTACCTGGAACGCAGGTATTGATGGTAGTTTCCTGCGCAGCCGTTTGAATGTGATCGTGGATGTATACAGAAAGAAAAATACGGATCTGCTGCTGAACCTTCCTGTAGTAGGTGCGAGTGGCTTTACAACCAGTCTGCAGAACATTGGCGCCGTGCAGAACCAGGGGCTTGAAATTGGTGTGAACAGTGTGAACGTTCGGCTGAAAAAATTTGAATGGTCTACCAATGCAAACATCGCATTCAACCAGAACAAAGTATTGGAACTGGGTGCTGATGGTGAACCAATTGAAATATCTTCTGCTTACAGTGGTAGTAATGCACCATACCTGTTGAAAAAAGGTTTACCACTGTTCAGCTATTATGTAACGAAAGTAAATGGTCTGCTCACACAGGCGGATATCGATAATTCCAGTGTAGCAAGGGTATCCAAAGAGAGAGTAGGAGATGCGAAGTATTATGATGCGAATGGCGATGGTGCTATCACTTCTGCTGACAGGGTGGTATATGGCCAGCCAAATCCTAAATATACTTGGGGACTCACCAATACATTCAAGTACAAAGATTTTGATCTGGGTGTAACGATCTATGGTCAGCATGGTGGTTCAATCCTTTCTTACCTGGGTAGGGCAATCGATTTTTCAGGTAGTACAACAGCGAATACTTTGGGTGTATGGAGAGACCGGTATACAGATGATAACCAAAACTTCAGCGCACCACGTGGTAAAGCAGCATCTACTTATACCGTACCTAACGTAACATCAGACTGGATCTACAGCACTGACTTCTGGCGTATTCAGAACATCACTTTAGGATATAACCTGAAACACATTCTCAGAACAAGTGCCATCAGCAGTGCGCGTATCACCGCTTCTTTACAGAACTGGTTTGGCCATGATAAATACAAAGGTGGTGCAAACCCTGAAGCACAGAATACCAATACCAGTGGTAATACCAGCTATTCACTGCCAGGAGATTATGGCGCAGTGCCTTTGAGCAAATCTGCGGTTATTGGTTTGAATGTCACCTTCTAATTTAAAAAGTAAAACAATGAGATCAGGATATATGTTTCTATTGGGTCTGCTATTCGCTTCCTGCTCTAAGCAGCTGGATCAGACACCGGTATCCAGTACAACAACGACTAATTTTTATTCAACACAGAACGATTTTGTGCAGGCAGTGAATGGTGTGTATTCAGGGTTAAAGAACTATCCATCTATGGCCCTGTGGCTGGGTGAGATGCGTAGTGATAATATAAACGCTATCTCTGATGGTAACCGTGACTGGCAGGGAATCAATGATATGTCACCTGATATTACAGCGGTTACATTCATCACGAATGCCTGGCAGAATAATTACAATGCCATCTACAATGCAAACAGTACACTGGCTGCATTCGAAACAAAAGGCAGTGTAGTAACAGATACGACGCTGCGTGCACGACTGATTGCTGAGTGCCATTACCTGAGAGCATTCTACTACTTCGAACTGGTGAAGTTATTTGGCAAAGTACCTTTGATCACCACAGCCATGACTTCTTCAGAAGCGGCTACTGTACCCAGAACAGATGTATCACAGGTATACGATACTATTATCGCTGACCTGACTTATGCAGGGGCGCATCTACCTACCAGCTATACCAGTTCAAATGTGGGCAGAGCGACCTCCTATGCTGCCAAAGGTTTACTGGGACAGGTATATCTCACCCGTTCAGGTCCTGACTATGGTATCAACGGACCTGGTTTAAACAGTGGTGAATATGATAAGGCGCTGGCATTGTTCAATGAAATCATCAATAGTGGTGCTTATTCATTTTTGAGTAGCTACTCCGATATCTTCTCTTATACCAACGAGAATAATGCAGAAGTGATCTTTGATGTACAGTTTATGAGTAGCTCCAATGGCGCGGGTTTCCCAAGTTACCTCGTACCGGTTGCTTACTGGACCAGTTTAGGGTTGTCCAATACTTACGGGAATGGATATGGGGCCAGCAACTTTGCAGTGACCAGCAATCTCAAAACTTCTTATGGCGATACTGATACACGCAAAACCTTCAATATCGCAACGACCTATTCAGCAGGTCCGTTTATCAGGAAGTATATCAATACGGCTTACAAGGGAACCAGTGGTACAGACTGGCCTATTAACTTTATCGTATTGCGTTATACAGATGTGTTGATGATGAAGGCGGAATGTATCTTACATGGTGCTTCCGGCTCACAGGCAGATGTAGATGCAATTGTGAATAAGGTAAGAGAAAGAGCGGGGCTGAGTGACTTGTCAAATGTAACAATTGAGCAATTGATGGAAGAGCGCAGAAAAGAATTCTTAGGTGAAGGCCTGAGATGGAATGACCTGGTGCGTGAAGGTATGGCGGTGACTACGATGAATGCATGGATTGCGGCTGATGCGGTGACGAATGTAGAAACAGTAGTGCCGGCTTATGTGCTTTATCCTGTACCATCGGCGGAGATTTCTGCGAGTGGAGGATTGTATGAGCAAAACACAGGCTATTAAGAATAATCCTACCTGACTATATCAGGAACCCGAATAAAAGGGCCCGTCTCAAAACTTCGAGACAGCCCCCTTTTATTCGGGTACCAGATGGAGAGAATTTTCGTACATGCCATTCTCATGGACTTCCTGTTACTTATTATACATCCCCTTTTTACCTTTATACCATGCTAACAGAACAAGCTGCTATTTTACTGTTCTTCTTCAATAAGGATTTCATCAGCGTTACGATAAGTGTATTTTAGATTTAGCGTAGAGGTGATCACTTCCAGCATATAGTCAAGGGTTTTGTCTTCAAATATGCTGGATAGTCTTAACGCTGCCATGGCAGGATTTTGCAGCACAATTTTTTTATTATATGCCATAGACAGCCTTTCGGTAATACTGCCCAGTGTGTTGTTGTCGAAAGTAAAATGATAGTTTTCAAGCACTAAAGCACCGGCCTTGTAATATGCCATCTGACCGTCCGTAACCACTACAGCTTTATTGTCCTTTTGCATTTTTACTTTGCCTGAACTTACCTTTACCATGATCAGTGAATCACTTTCTGCTACATGAAAGGTGGTGCCCAATACCGTCACCTGCACAGGACCTGCTTTCACTATAAATGGATGTGAGGGGTCATACTTCACATCAAATTCACCACTCCCTTTCAATTGAATAGTACGGTTGATATAGTGGATATTGCCACCTGGAGCTACCTTTGCCACAGAGCCATCCGGTAGTGTTTGCGTTACTGTTTGTTGGGTAGCAGCGATCTCCATGGTAGCAGGTTTACGTAGTTGTAACCATAGCAATGAAACCGCAGTCAGCAAAGTTGCGGCTACTGCCACCCATGGAAGTACACGTATTTTGGTGCGGGGCTTCGTTTGCTGCCATACCTTCTGTAAATCTGGAAGTGAGTAGGGATGTTCACCGGTTATGTGCCACGCATCCCAGCTGGCCTGGAAAAGGCTGGCGTTGTCCGAAAGGCTCCTCTTCCAATCGTCAATCGCCATTGCTTCCTCAGGGAGGGCTTCCCCAGCGAAGTACCTGGACAGGAGCTCGTCGGTGATTTGAATATTTGCCATAATCAGTGGAAGAATTTTTGAATTTCAGTCAATAAACGAAACGAGATCAATAGCCAGAAATACGTTTTGTCTGATAATTTTGTACGTAAAGTATGGAGGGCCTTACCCATGTGAGCTTCAACTGTTTTAACGGAGATATCAAGCTCTTTCGCGATCTCTGGGTAAGTTTTCTCCTCAAATCTGCTTTTATAGAATACTTCCCTGCACTTATCCGGCAATGATTCCATAGCTGACAAAACTTCTTTTTTAAGGGCCCGGACGGATACCTGCTCTTCATTGTTCCAGGTAGCATGTTCCTGCCCGGTGGCAAAGCTTTTATAATGCCGCTGCCGGGTTTGAAGGCTTTTAATCCTGTTCAGGCAGTGATTGTGCGTAGCGGTATAGAGGTAAGCCCGTGCTGACTGCTTAATAGATAACGTTTCCTTTTTCTCCCATAGGTGCATGAATACCTGTTGTACCACGTCTCTCGCTTCCTCATTATCCTTCAGCAAGGTATAGGCATACCGATGCAGATCCTCGAAATACTCGAAGAAGTATTGCTCAATTGTATGGCTATCTGATAATTTTTCTTTCACAAATTCTATTACCCAATGGTCATTTGCGTCTAAAGGTAGACAACTGAATAGAACAAATACCCCTATTTATATAATTTTTCTTCTGGTAGCATCGCCATGGTCCTTTGTCTGAGTTGCTCGTATTTCCAGCTCGTTCATTTTATGGGGTTAATTCGTTAAATTAGGGATAACAAAAGTGTGGATAAATTTAAACCTGTCAGAGCAAGGGCTGTCTAATCCAGAGAGTCGTATTCAAATTCAACCATCATTTTATTCCCCCTTCGTATGCAAAACAACTATTTACTCGTTATGGTGCTATGCCTGTTGGCATTGCAACCCGCTTTAGCCCAGAACATAGGAAATTTAGATCAGCGGGAAGTTGCTATAAACTTTATGGAGTATGTCCAGGATGGAAAACCCGATAAAGCGGCAAAATTACTGGACCAGACCAAAGTAAAATACGACAATCTCCTAAAGTCGAACATGAAAGGTGCGGCAGAAAGTATCCGGGATGTGGCAGAAATGACCATACCTGCTGTAACGGCCATGAAGACAGATAGTACGGTGTTTTTCAGGTGCCGGTATTACGCGCCGAAGGATAAATTCCCGGATTATTACCAGGTGGATATTCAATTTGAAGACGAAAAATCATTGAAAATAACTAAGCTGGTGTTTTATGACAGGGCGACCCTCGTCAAAATGCAAATAGCACAGAAAGAATAAATGAGAAAGGGAATCATTATAATGATTCCCTTTTTTTTTATATTTTTCATTCAATGAAACAGCGCTTACTTTCCCTAGACTTTTTTCGCGGCGTTACCGTAGCCGGAATGATCCTCGTAAACAATCCCGGTGACTGGGCCCATATCTACGCCCCTCTGGAGCACTCAAAATGGAATGGCTGCACGCCTACAGACCTGGTATTCCCGTTCTTCCTCTTTATGGTGGGCGTAGCAGTATCGTTTGCCCTGAGCAGCAGGAGAGAAGACCCTACCCTACATAAATCACTCATCCTCCACATATTTCGCCGTGCGGCCATCATATTTGGCATTGGACTGGCTTTTGGATTAATCCCTAAGTTCGACTTCGCACACGTCCGTATACCGGGTGTATTGGCCAGGATTGCGGTAGTTTACCTCATCATATCATTATTATATCTGAAAACCAGCAGCAAAACCAGGATATGGGTCTGTGGCGGGCTGTTGGTAGGCTATTACCTGCTTATGACCCTTGTGCCTGTACCGGGTGTGGGGTATCCCAATCTGGAACCGGAAACTAACTTAGGTGCCTGGCTGGACAGATTGATCCTCACCCCTGATCATCTCTGGAAGCAATCCCGCACCTGGGACCCAGAAGGACTCTTAAGCACATTACCTGCGATTGGTACTGGTTTA is a genomic window of Chitinophaga sp. LS1 containing:
- a CDS encoding alpha-L-fucosidase translates to MKQQFFSRLLAGVLCLSPAILSAQSKSLSTLQQQFVDLRFGMFIHFNIPTFMDQDWPDPETPATAFNPTKLDCNQWATTAKAANMSYGCLTTKHHSGFCIWDTKTTDYNVMNSPLKRDVVKEYVTAFRAKGLKVMLYYSILDTHHKLRPHGITRQDIEMIKAQLTELLTNYGEITALIIDGWDAPWSRISYEDVPFDDIYHLVKTLQPNCLLMDLNAAKYPTDALFYTDIKSYEQGAGQHISKESNQLPALSCLPINQNWFWKKSFPTTPVKDPVKLVNDNLVQLNKAWCNFILNVAPNREGLIDDNAVAALTQMGKMWKPAGPLPALPKGAAPITAQNFAKFQYSNSSWSDDMNIMDFANDDNFLTSWQSNAEVKQPWYEVDFDREKDFNMVTIVEDGDHIKKYQLEYNDGGVWKPLPAGVQQGRVRIHRFDAVRGGKVRIKIEESSAPPAIAELGVYDERK
- a CDS encoding RNA polymerase sigma-70 factor; translated protein: MKEKLSDSHTIEQYFFEYFEDLHRYAYTLLKDNEEARDVVQQVFMHLWEKKETLSIKQSARAYLYTATHNHCLNRIKSLQTRQRHYKSFATGQEHATWNNEEQVSVRALKKEVLSAMESLPDKCREVFYKSRFEEKTYPEIAKELDISVKTVEAHMGKALHTLRTKLSDKTYFWLLISFRLLTEIQKFFH
- a CDS encoding TonB-dependent receptor — its product is MEKQGRRVMALLLPFMCCVLILLSCLQSFAATIPITGKVTDEKGQPLPGVSVQLKGTGTGVSTGTDGTFSINVPDQYAVLVFSYVGYGKQEVPVGGQKHLTVKLASSESALSEVVVVGYGTQQKGNILGAVTTMPVGNLIEKPLGRAEQALIGQMPGVQVKQQTGMPGQGLSITIRGSGSVTAGTEPLYVVDGFPLDVVSNNGSGGFTASPLNNLNPNDIESIQVLKDAAAGAIYGSRAANGVVIITTKRGQSGKAKIAFNATTGLSKINRKTDVLSADEWVKMATEVANTNWVASGSGRSATQTNAERASILGLASGVVNTSYMTDDRWAEPGHPGLTYIDWQDEIFRTAPFGNYEVSASGGTDNVHYFISGNYLDQDGTVINSSFKNYGARANVEANVGKHVKVGLNLAPSYSENHAPDAEGKDNQVMKALQMVPVVESTAGNMTGAGGLSTYTWASAKLISPYAYLKKVTSLVKTTRLLGSMYGQYEIIPGLVLKSTINLDQMNLTTKRYIPDDVVVGAATELVTNPGKNASGSYGGYLKQNFINENTLTYSKTIAGKHNISAVLGESYNKVHYETFTIATAGGFANDIIQTLNNAIPNSSGVTTTGSTTETNNVLYSWFGRVQYDYAGKYLVTASLRKDASSRFGADSRWGTFPSASIGWRLSEEPFLKSVSFINDLKVRVSWGKSGNNNIGDYGSIPTLTSATYSFGGNSATAATGQVVSGLANPNLKWETSSTWNAGIDGSFLRSRLNVIVDVYRKKNTDLLLNLPVVGASGFTTSLQNIGAVQNQGLEIGVNSVNVRLKKFEWSTNANIAFNQNKVLELGADGEPIEISSAYSGSNAPYLLKKGLPLFSYYVTKVNGLLTQADIDNSSVARVSKERVGDAKYYDANGDGAITSADRVVYGQPNPKYTWGLTNTFKYKDFDLGVTIYGQHGGSILSYLGRAIDFSGSTTANTLGVWRDRYTDDNQNFSAPRGKAASTYTVPNVTSDWIYSTDFWRIQNITLGYNLKHILRTSAISSARITASLQNWFGHDKYKGGANPEAQNTNTSGNTSYSLPGDYGAVPLSKSAVIGLNVTF
- a CDS encoding RagB/SusD family nutrient uptake outer membrane protein; protein product: MRSGYMFLLGLLFASCSKQLDQTPVSSTTTTNFYSTQNDFVQAVNGVYSGLKNYPSMALWLGEMRSDNINAISDGNRDWQGINDMSPDITAVTFITNAWQNNYNAIYNANSTLAAFETKGSVVTDTTLRARLIAECHYLRAFYYFELVKLFGKVPLITTAMTSSEAATVPRTDVSQVYDTIIADLTYAGAHLPTSYTSSNVGRATSYAAKGLLGQVYLTRSGPDYGINGPGLNSGEYDKALALFNEIINSGAYSFLSSYSDIFSYTNENNAEVIFDVQFMSSSNGAGFPSYLVPVAYWTSLGLSNTYGNGYGASNFAVTSNLKTSYGDTDTRKTFNIATTYSAGPFIRKYINTAYKGTSGTDWPINFIVLRYTDVLMMKAECILHGASGSQADVDAIVNKVRERAGLSDLSNVTIEQLMEERRKEFLGEGLRWNDLVREGMAVTTMNAWIAADAVTNVETVVPAYVLYPVPSAEISASGGLYEQNTGY
- a CDS encoding acyltransferase family protein — translated: MKQRLLSLDFFRGVTVAGMILVNNPGDWAHIYAPLEHSKWNGCTPTDLVFPFFLFMVGVAVSFALSSRREDPTLHKSLILHIFRRAAIIFGIGLAFGLIPKFDFAHVRIPGVLARIAVVYLIISLLYLKTSSKTRIWVCGGLLVGYYLLMTLVPVPGVGYPNLEPETNLGAWLDRLILTPDHLWKQSRTWDPEGLLSTLPAIGTGLLGIMVGDWVRRKDKPEADKVAWLFTAGFLSVLAGLVWDGFFPINKQLWTSSFVLFTAGLASMGLALCYWLIDVQGYKSITPPFVAFGRNAITAYVLSGLVPRIHSIPSSLFMPFLSPLNASLAAAITLVLLMLIPVWIMYKRNIIVKI
- a CDS encoding FecR family protein encodes the protein MANIQITDELLSRYFAGEALPEEAMAIDDWKRSLSDNASLFQASWDAWHITGEHPYSLPDLQKVWQQTKPRTKIRVLPWVAVAATLLTAVSLLWLQLRKPATMEIAATQQTVTQTLPDGSVAKVAPGGNIHYINRTIQLKGSGEFDVKYDPSHPFIVKAGPVQVTVLGTTFHVAESDSLIMVKVSSGKVKMQKDNKAVVVTDGQMAYYKAGALVLENYHFTFDNNTLGSITERLSMAYNKKIVLQNPAMAALRLSSIFEDKTLDYMLEVITSTLNLKYTYRNADEILIEEEQ
- a CDS encoding flagellar motor protein MotB, with the translated sequence MKLRIILLAVSLPVLLFSCVGTKKYKASEARYVSLSEKYTALQGQLQDCQRSLRDSTAAFEHRRNITDERTEGLKKNNNELLDQLKNLSVISNSQAESIKKSLDNIGAKDAYIQDLQSAIAKKDSLNMALVMNLKGAIGDLNDQDINIKVDKGVVYIDISDKLLFESGSYDITARAKEVLGKVAKVLNNQPNIEFLVEGHTDTNPYKKGVLLDNWDLSVKRATAVTRVLQNDYAINPARITAAGRSEYVPVANNDTPEGRAANRRTRIVILPQLDQFFKLLEKKQ